In Eupeodes corollae chromosome 3, idEupCoro1.1, whole genome shotgun sequence, a single genomic region encodes these proteins:
- the LOC129950662 gene encoding uncharacterized protein K02A2.6-like: protein MSNEEKSVVQTIAVGNNFEEFNPESVDWEVFEAKLQQYFLSVGEEDEQRKTAFLLTKLHHETFKLLRDSVYPKTINKLTFAEVTNNLTNFYGKKVAVFVERRSFYDLKQMVSESINEWYTRIKKSAVNCKFGNQLDAALRDIFITGLKDGPILDKLLEEDETITLDKAWQLAIKKETLVNSRNTNTLMVNKMNTHTRSSHNDRSMKSRTTKSYDHTSAGTSATGNNKGMRNVERTRKNDGCHRCGRVGHNSEQCYYKSYVCDICKIRGHLKIMCRNKNSRCEQIKHISVVEGAQEKDDDEYIELKNITANTKSIPPITLPVKIDGCQINMELDTGSAVTIIPQCVMSELFATKKLMSSNLKVKGYGGEEIKVYGKIECECEYQGKNKKLEVYITEPGRSALLGRDFATEFGLILSLRNPIEVHKVTKSIESKIGELETKFANVFDNKMGKFKHEKINLKMKNETVSPVFIKPRNLPYALKENVEKEIDRLTAEGILTPVEYNKWGTPLVPVIKSDGRIRLCGDYKSTINKYLEVDTYPLPRIQDLLHKLSGGEKYSKIDLKEAYLQIELDEESKKLCAWSTSKGVYLVNRMPYGISPATSKFQRIMAKMFHDIENVTVFVDDILVTGKNDDEHITNLERVFQRLQDAGMTVKLSKCEFFKEEICYLGQIINKTGIRKNPEGVKAVLKADPPRNVKQVQAFSGLVNYYGRYIPNVSMVMAPIYNLLKLGASFVWTKECQAAFDEIKSIIASDKVLVHYHPEWEVVLECDASDEGIAAALSHKLPSGEERPISFASRILSSPERNYSVLDKEALAVYYGVQKFSDYLFGRQFIIRSDHKPLLAKYGEDRSIPLMAAKRVHRWATYLAAFNYKFEYIKGQDNKVADMLSRFSFKDEVDTREQAVEEHIKKVITEVKLIDFGIIQELTQKDRVLTEVLKNIKTGWKTKNMGDYLKPYWLRRNELEIINGVVMWGFRVLVPEQLQSQVLEELHDAHLGMSKTKSLARSYVWWPHLDMCIEKMVRSCLACGIHNTNPPKAAINQWPEATEPWERIHADFAGPFLNRQFLVIVDAKTKWVEIYPMNSIVAKSTIEKFYETFARFGLPRTLVTDNGTTFTGSEFQSFIKKNGIKHITSPPGHPQSNGLAENAVKSFKLAVKKILAGGEKSVAIALARYLFHHRLAEHTTTGLSPASEMFKRRLRMRLDLLRPEVDGGVKTLTNYEDKPIQRDRKMFLEGEPALVKDFRSGKRWSVAVVKKKIGKQTYLVTTDDNHVWKRHLNQMKKFSEKTISKTEAKSEQRNTHLDHVVVRSQATRYKPTLRQYELRRRSRLNKPRRYPN, encoded by the coding sequence ATGTCAAATGAAGAAAAGTCAGTTGTGCAGACCATTGcggttggaaacaattttgagGAATTCAACCCAGAATCAGTAGATTGGGAAGTTTTCGAAGCGAaacttcaacaatattttctcagtGTTGGAGAAGAAGATGAGCAAAGAAAAACAGCATTTTTGTTAACTAAATTGCATCATGAAACTTTCAAGCTTCTCAGAGACAGTGTTTATCCAAAAACCATCAACAAATTGACTTTCGCCGAAGTTACAAACAATCTAACAAATTTCTATGGGAAAAAGGTGGCAGTGTTTGTTGAACGGCGTAGTTTCTATGACCTAAAGCAGATGGTAAGCGAAAGCATAAATGAGTGGTACACGAGAATAAAAAAATCAGCAGTCAATTGCAAATTTGGCAATCAGCTAGACGCAGCATTGCGTGATATATTCATAACAGGTCTTAAAGATGGTCCGATTCTAGACAAATTATTAGAAGAGGACGAAACGATAACTCTTGACAAAGCATGGCAAttagcaataaaaaaagaaacattggtAAATAGTCGCAATACAAACACATTAATGGTAAATAAGATGAACACGCATACACGGTCATCACATAATGATAGAAGTATGAAGAGTCGAACCACAAAGTCATACGATCATACCTCTGCTGGTACATCTGCAACGGGAAATAATAAAGGAATGCGAAATGTAGAAAGAACTCGAAAGAATGATGGATGTCATCGATGTGGAAGAGTGGGGCACAATAGTGAACAGTGCTACTACAAAAGTTATGTATGTGACATTTGCAAAATCCGTGGACACCTTAAAATTATGTgcagaaacaaaaattcacGATGTGAACAGATCAAGCACATAAGTGTCGTTGAAGGGGCACAAGAGAAAGACGATGACGAGtacattgaattaaaaaacatcaccGCCAACACAAAAAGCATTCCACCAATAACGCTGCCAGTAAAAATTGATGGTTGTCAAATTAATATGGAGCTGGACACGGGCAGTGCAGTCACAATAATTCCGCAATGTGTAATGAGTGAGCTATTTGCAACTAAAAAACTCATGTCatcaaacttaaaagtaaaagGGTACGGCGGGGAAGAAATCAAAGTATATGGCAAAATAGAATGTGAATGTGAATATCaaggtaaaaacaaaaaactcgaGGTGTACATAACGGAGCCGGGTAGAAGCGCATTGTTAGGAAGAGACTTTGCAACGGAGTTTGGACTAATCTTGTCATTGAGAAATCCAATTGAAGTACACAAAGTAACAAAAAGTATTGAATCCAAAATTGGagaattagaaacaaaatttgcgAATGTATTTGACAATAAAATGGGTAAATTTAAACATGAAAAAATTaatctgaaaatgaaaaacgaaacaGTGAGTCCAGTGTTTATAAAACCAAGAAATTTGCCATATGCTTTGAAAGAGAACGTGGAAAAAGAAATTGATCGTCTGACGGCTGAGGGCATCCTCACACCGGTGGAGTACAACAAATGGGGAACTCCTCTAGTTCCTGTAATTAAGTCTGATGGCCGCATTAGACTATGCGGCGATTATAAGTCGACAATCAATAAATATCTTGAGGTAGATACCTATCCGCTACCCAGAATTCAGGACCTTCTGCATAAATTATCCGGAggtgagaaatattcaaaaatagatCTAAAAGAAGCTTATTTACAGATAGAGCTAGACGAAGAAAGCAAAAAACTTTGTGCATGGTCCACGTCGAAGGGGGTATATCTAGTTAATCGTATGCCATATGGAATATCACCTGCAACATCAAAATTCCAGAGAATTATGGCCAAAATGTTTCACGACATTGAAAATGTCACCGTTTTCGTTGATGACATCTTGGTGACTGGAAAAAATGATGATGAACACATTACAAATCTCGAAAGGGTGTTCCAAAGATTGCAAGACGCTGGTATGACGGTGAAGCTAAGCAAATGTGAATTCTTCAAAGAAGAGATTTGCTATTTGGGTCAAATTATCAACAAAACTGGCATAAGAAAGAATCCCGAAGGTGTCAAAGCAGTTCTCAAAGCTGATCCACCTAGAAACGTCAAACAGGTACAAGCATTTTCTGGTCTTGTAAATTATTACGGCAGATACATTCCGAATGTATCAATGGTCATGGCACCAATCTACAACTTGTTGAAGCTTGGAGCATCTTTTGTTTGGACGAAGGAATGCCAAGCTGCGTTCGATGAAATAAAAAGCATAATTGCGTCAGATAAAGTGTTGGTGCATTATCATCCAGAATGGGAAGTTGTACTGGAGTGTGATGCATCTGATGAAGGCATTGCTGCAGCGCTGTCGCATAAGCTGCCGTCGGGAGAAGAGCGACCAATTTCATTTGCGTCCAGAATTCTGTCATCACCTGAGCGAAATTATAGCGTTCTCGATAAAGAAGCCCTGGCAGTGTACTATGGGGTGCAAAAATTCTCAGATTACTTATTCGGCAGGCAGTTCATTATCAGAAGCGACCATAAACCATTGCTTGCAAAGTATGGTGAAGATCGCAGCATCCCGTTGATGGCAGCTAAAAGGGTGCATAGATGGGCGACTTATCTGGCAGCATTCAACTACAAGTTCGAATATATCAAGGGTCAAGACAATAAGGTGGCTGATATGTTATCCCGATTTTCATTCAAAGACGAAGTTGATACGAGGGAGCAGGCGGTGGAAGAACATATTAAGAAGGTAATTACAgaagtaaaattaattgattttggtATCATTCAAGAGCTCACCCAGAAAGATCGAGTGCTTACGGAAGTGCTCAAGAACATTAAAACGGGAtggaaaactaaaaacatgggTGACTACTTAAAACCGTACTGGCTAAGAAGAAACGAGCTTGAAATCATCAACGGTGTTGTTATGTGGGGCTTCCGTGTTCTAGTACCAGAACAACTGCAATCGCAAGTACTCGAAGAACTACATGATGCGCATTTAGGAATGTCCAAAACAAAGTCATTGGCGAGATCGTATGTGTGGTGGCCACACTTGGATATGTGCATCGAAAAAATGGTACGAAGTTGTCTAGCATGTGGTATTCACAATACTAATCCTCCGAAAGCTGCGATCAACCAATGGCCAGAAGCAACAGAACCATGGGAGAGGATACATGCCGATTTTGCGGGACCTTTTCTGAATCGGCAATTCTTGGTCATCGTAGACGCCAAAACAAAATGGGTAGAGATCTATCCGATGAACAGCATCGTAGCCAAATCAACAATTGAGAAGTTTTATGAAACGTTTGCACGATTTGGGTTGCCAAGAACTTTGGTGACAGATAATGGGACTACATTCACAGGCAGTGAATTTCAATCTTTCATCAAGAAAAATGGTATTAAACACATAACATCACCACCAGGCCATCCGCAAAGCAACGGTTTAGCCGAAAATGCAGTGAAGTCATTTAAGTTGGCAGTGAAGAAAATTTTAGCAGGTGGAGAGAAGTCGGTAGCAATTGCTCTGGCGCGATATTTGTTCCACCATCGGTTGGCAGAGCACACTACGACAGGCTTGTCACCAGCTTCAGAGATGTTTAAGCGAAGGTTACGTATGAGATTGGATCTTTTAAGGCCAGAAGTTGACGGCGGCGTTAAAACACTGACAAATTACGAGGACAAGCCAATACAACGTGatcgaaaaatgtttttggaagGTGAGCCAGCATTGGTAAAAGATTTTCGAAGCGGCAAGAGGTGGTCGGTGGCAGTCGTGAAAAAGAAGATTGGAAAGCAGACTTATTTGGTAACTACTGATGATAATCACGTTTGGAAAAGACATTTGAACCAGATGAAGAAGTTTTCCGAAAAGACAATTTCCAAGACAGAAGCTAAGTCCGAGCAAAGAAACACACACTTGGATCACGTAGTCGTCAGATCACAGGCAACAAGATATAAACCTACACTTCGACAATATGAGTTGAGGCGTCGCAGTCGATTAAACAAGCCAAGGAGATATCCGAATTAG